The following are encoded together in the Thermococcus sp. EP1 genome:
- a CDS encoding 30S ribosomal protein S14, which produces MAKADYNKRKSRKFGKGARRCVRCGQFGPIVRIHGLMLCRHCFREVAPKLGFKKYD; this is translated from the coding sequence ATGGCAAAGGCTGATTACAATAAAAGAAAATCAAGGAAGTTTGGTAAAGGCGCGAGAAGATGCGTTAGATGCGGGCAATTTGGACCAATAGTTAGAATTCATGGACTGATGCTTTGCAGACACTGCTTTAGAGAGGTAGCTCCAAAATTAGGATTTAAGAAATACGACTGA
- a CDS encoding CGGC domain-containing protein produces the protein MVKIGIIICDRYRTCAGGKCFKAIREREGAFSLYKDEDVEVVGYTTCGGCPGGNIEYAPAEMKNNGVEVVHFATGFLVGYPPCPWIDYFKNFIEEKYGLKVVFGTHPVPQKYYTIHKALGTWDSQEWEEYLEHIICDEKTRKKYD, from the coding sequence ATGGTGAAAATTGGAATTATAATTTGTGACCGTTATAGAACGTGTGCAGGAGGAAAATGCTTCAAAGCCATAAGAGAGAGGGAAGGGGCATTCAGCCTCTACAAAGATGAAGATGTTGAAGTCGTTGGGTATACTACATGTGGAGGTTGCCCGGGAGGGAATATCGAATACGCTCCAGCAGAAATGAAGAACAACGGAGTAGAAGTTGTTCACTTTGCAACAGGATTCTTAGTTGGTTACCCACCATGTCCATGGATAGATTATTTTAAGAACTTTATTGAGGAAAAGTATGGATTAAAAGTCGTTTTTGGTACCCATCCAGTTCCCCAGAAGTATTATACGATTCATAAAGCTTTGGGCACGTGGGATTCTCAAGAGTGGGAGGAATATTTAGAACATATAATATGTGATGAGAAGACTCGTAAGAAGTATGATTAA
- the secY gene encoding preprotein translocase subunit SecY gives MGARDIIYKIEHAFPEIDRPKRHVPLKEKFAWTVVALLLYFAMAEIPLFGIPETVQDYFQTLRVVLAGRNGSLLTLGIGPIVTAGIIMQLLVGSEIIKLDLSNPDDRRFYQALQKVFAVFMCFFEAGVYVFAGAFGNPTLTIKLLLMLQLAFGGIMVMIMDELVSKWGIGSGISLFIAAGVSQTIVTQSLNPLTTSAAIDPLTGEPAIIGAIPAFIQHIIQGDLMGALYRRGMPDMLSVLATVVIFLIVVYLESMRVEIPLSYGRVTVRGRYPIRFMYVSNIPIILTFALYANIQLWARLLQRIGYPILGTFDESGAVISGVVRYVLPPRDIFSVMADPIRALVYALLTITFSLFFGFLWVELTGLDARSIARQLQRAGLQIPGFRRDPRILERVLQRYIPYVTFWGAFTLGVVAVLADFLGALGTGTGILLTVGILYRFYEEIAREQATEMFPALRRFFG, from the coding sequence ATGGGAGCAAGGGATATAATCTATAAAATAGAACATGCGTTTCCAGAAATTGATCGACCAAAAAGACATGTTCCGTTGAAAGAGAAATTTGCTTGGACTGTAGTTGCATTACTGTTGTATTTTGCTATGGCGGAGATTCCTCTTTTTGGAATACCAGAAACAGTTCAGGATTACTTCCAAACATTAAGAGTTGTTCTTGCAGGTAGAAATGGTAGCCTTTTGACATTGGGTATTGGACCTATAGTCACAGCTGGAATTATCATGCAACTCCTAGTTGGTTCAGAGATCATAAAACTTGACCTCTCAAACCCAGACGATAGAAGGTTCTATCAGGCACTCCAGAAGGTTTTTGCAGTTTTCATGTGTTTCTTTGAAGCTGGAGTGTATGTATTTGCAGGAGCTTTTGGAAACCCAACACTTACAATTAAGCTACTCTTAATGCTTCAGCTTGCATTTGGTGGAATAATGGTCATGATCATGGATGAACTTGTAAGCAAATGGGGAATTGGGAGTGGTATAAGTCTTTTCATTGCTGCTGGAGTTTCTCAGACAATTGTGACTCAATCTCTTAATCCTCTCACAACTAGTGCTGCAATTGATCCCCTTACAGGTGAACCTGCAATAATTGGAGCTATACCTGCTTTTATTCAACATATAATTCAAGGAGATCTCATGGGAGCTCTTTATAGAAGGGGAATGCCAGACATGCTTAGCGTTCTAGCTACCGTAGTGATATTTCTAATAGTTGTTTATCTCGAGAGCATGCGCGTGGAGATACCTCTTAGCTATGGAAGAGTAACTGTAAGGGGAAGATATCCAATTAGATTCATGTATGTTAGTAATATCCCAATTATCCTTACTTTTGCTCTCTATGCAAATATACAACTCTGGGCCAGGCTTCTTCAGAGAATAGGCTATCCAATACTTGGAACATTTGATGAAAGTGGAGCTGTAATTTCAGGAGTTGTTAGATATGTCTTACCACCTAGAGATATATTCAGCGTAATGGCAGACCCAATAAGGGCTCTGGTTTATGCCTTGTTGACAATAACGTTTTCATTGTTCTTTGGATTTCTATGGGTTGAGCTCACAGGGTTAGACGCAAGAAGCATTGCAAGACAGCTTCAAAGGGCTGGACTCCAGATCCCTGGATTCAGAAGGGATCCAAGAATACTTGAAAGGGTTCTCCAAAGATATATTCCTTATGTCACGTTCTGGGGAGCTTTTACATTAGGGGTCGTGGCAGTATTGGCAGATTTCCTTGGTGCCCTGGGAACTGGAACTGGTATATTGCTTACCGTTGGTATTCTCTATAGATTCTACGAAGAAATAGCAAGAGAACAGGCAACTGAGATGTTCCCAGCATTGCGTAGATTCTTTGGATGA
- a CDS encoding DUF106 domain-containing protein, translating to MLEGIYLALDKLFGPLVMNAHPMWVVTISGAILGGFFTLVNHFLIDQEKMKRLQKMSKEFQKEWKEAQKAKDEKKLRKLQQKQMELLKLQNEVMKDSMFKPMLFTMPIFFIFFGWMRRWYVETAIVKSPFNFFLFDLFHGFYHSSLQANELGYIGWYILTSMAVGQVLRKLLDSV from the coding sequence ATGCTTGAGGGAATTTATTTGGCTCTGGATAAGTTGTTCGGGCCGTTGGTAATGAATGCTCATCCAATGTGGGTAGTAACAATTTCAGGTGCCATACTTGGAGGATTTTTCACTTTAGTAAATCACTTTTTAATTGACCAAGAGAAAATGAAGAGACTTCAAAAGATGAGCAAGGAGTTCCAAAAAGAGTGGAAAGAAGCTCAAAAAGCAAAAGATGAAAAGAAACTAAGAAAGTTACAGCAAAAACAAATGGAACTACTAAAGCTCCAAAACGAAGTTATGAAAGACTCGATGTTTAAGCCAATGCTCTTCACAATGCCGATATTCTTTATCTTCTTTGGTTGGATGAGGAGATGGTACGTTGAGACTGCAATTGTAAAGTCACCCTTCAACTTTTTCCTCTTTGATTTGTTCCATGGGTTCTATCACTCGTCTCTTCAGGCCAATGAGCTTGGCTACATTGGATGGTATATCCTAACTTCAATGGCTGTTGGTCAGGTATTGAGAAAACTCCTCGATTCGGTTTAG
- a CDS encoding 50S ribosomal protein L34e, which translates to MKPMYRSRSWRRKYVRTPGGRTVIHFERKKPKVAHCAICGKPLNGVPRGRPSELRKLPKTKKRPERPMPNLCPTCMRRVIKAQVRAAL; encoded by the coding sequence ATGAAGCCAATGTACAGATCAAGATCATGGAGAAGGAAATATGTTAGGACTCCTGGAGGGAGGACTGTAATACACTTCGAGAGGAAGAAACCAAAAGTAGCACACTGTGCAATTTGTGGAAAGCCCCTCAATGGGGTTCCTAGGGGAAGACCTAGTGAACTCAGAAAATTGCCCAAAACAAAGAAGAGACCAGAGAGACCAATGCCAAATCTTTGTCCAACCTGTATGCGTAGGGTTATAAAAGCCCAGGTAAGAGCTGCTCTTTAA
- a CDS encoding 50S ribosomal protein L5, with translation MITNREAILADWEAHPMRRPRIGKITINIGVGESGERLTKAETMLEALVGQKPIRRKAKKTNRDFGIRRGEPIAVKVTLRGQKAYDLLKRLLAAVDNRLKASSFDEHGNVCFGIDEHINIPGVEYDPEIGIFGMDVCVTLERPGYRIAIRKRRRHHIPTKHKLTKEEGMVFMQEEFGVQIVEG, from the coding sequence ATGATAACTAACAGAGAGGCAATCTTGGCTGATTGGGAAGCTCATCCCATGAGGAGACCGAGAATTGGAAAAATAACAATAAACATTGGTGTGGGAGAGAGTGGTGAGAGATTGACAAAGGCAGAGACAATGTTAGAAGCTCTGGTAGGCCAGAAGCCAATAAGAAGGAAGGCCAAGAAAACAAATAGGGACTTCGGAATAAGAAGAGGAGAACCAATTGCAGTCAAAGTAACTCTCAGAGGACAAAAAGCCTACGACCTCTTAAAGAGATTGCTCGCTGCCGTTGATAACAGACTCAAAGCCTCAAGTTTCGATGAACATGGAAATGTATGCTTTGGAATTGACGAGCACATAAACATACCCGGAGTTGAGTATGACCCAGAGATAGGTATCTTCGGTATGGACGTTTGTGTAACACTAGAGAGGCCAGGATATAGAATAGCAATAAGGAAGAGAAGGAGACACCACATTCCAACAAAGCACAAGCTTACTAAAGAAGAAGGGATGGTTTTTATGCAGGAAGAGTTTGGAGTCCAGATTGTGGAGGGATGA
- a CDS encoding 50S ribosomal protein L18 yields the protein MAHGPRYRVPFRRRREGKTNYHKRLALLKSGKPRLVVRKTLNHHIAQIVLYGPEGDKTVVSAHTRELMRDFGWKGHGGNTPSAYLLGLLIGYKALEKGIEEAILDIGLHPPTKGSSIFAVLKGAVDAGLNVPHSEEIYPGEDRVNGEHIARYAKMLKEEDEEKYRKQFGGYLVKGLEPEKLPEHFEEVKARIVEKFEKVRA from the coding sequence ATGGCTCACGGACCAAGATATAGAGTTCCATTTAGGAGAAGAAGGGAAGGTAAGACTAACTATCACAAGAGGCTTGCACTCTTAAAATCGGGCAAGCCTAGATTAGTCGTGAGAAAAACACTTAATCATCATATCGCTCAGATAGTCCTTTATGGTCCAGAAGGTGACAAAACGGTTGTTTCAGCTCACACAAGAGAACTCATGAGAGACTTTGGATGGAAAGGTCATGGGGGGAACACTCCAAGTGCCTATCTCCTTGGACTATTGATTGGATATAAAGCATTAGAAAAGGGCATTGAAGAGGCAATACTTGATATAGGGCTCCACCCACCTACAAAAGGTTCAAGCATCTTCGCCGTGCTTAAAGGAGCAGTTGATGCTGGTCTTAACGTTCCTCATAGCGAAGAAATTTATCCTGGAGAAGATAGAGTAAATGGTGAACACATAGCTAGATATGCAAAGATGCTCAAAGAAGAGGATGAAGAAAAGTACAGAAAGCAATTTGGAGGATACCTTGTTAAAGGGCTTGAACCTGAAAAGCTTCCTGAACACTTTGAAGAGGTTAAAGCGAGAATCGTTGAGAAATTTGAGAAGGTGAGAGCATGA
- a CDS encoding adenylate kinase translates to MPFVVVITGIPGVGKSTITRLALQRTRARFRVINFGDIMFEEAVRANLVSHRDEMRRLSLKTQRELQLKAAQRILEISRKEPVLLDTHATIKTPLGYMLGFPKEVIEVINPKFMVIIEANPSEILGRRLRDLKRDRDVETEEQIQRHQDLNRAAAISYAMHSNALIKIIENHEDKGLEEAVNELVKILDLAVEEDA, encoded by the coding sequence ATGCCGTTTGTGGTGGTTATTACAGGGATTCCGGGAGTAGGAAAAAGTACAATCACACGACTGGCTTTGCAGAGGACTCGAGCAAGGTTTAGGGTTATTAACTTTGGAGACATAATGTTTGAGGAGGCAGTTAGGGCTAATTTAGTTTCCCATAGAGATGAAATGAGGAGATTAAGTTTAAAAACTCAGAGAGAACTTCAATTAAAAGCGGCTCAAAGAATCTTGGAAATATCTCGAAAAGAACCAGTACTACTTGATACACATGCTACAATTAAGACTCCCTTAGGTTACATGTTAGGATTTCCAAAGGAAGTTATTGAGGTCATAAATCCAAAGTTTATGGTCATAATAGAGGCTAATCCAAGTGAGATACTTGGCAGACGTTTGAGAGATCTAAAAAGAGACAGGGATGTTGAAACTGAAGAGCAAATTCAAAGACACCAAGATTTAAATAGGGCTGCTGCAATCAGCTATGCAATGCATTCCAATGCACTTATAAAGATAATTGAGAATCATGAAGACAAAGGATTGGAAGAAGCTGTTAATGAGTTGGTAAAAATACTGGATCTGGCGGTGGAAGAAGATGCTTGA
- a CDS encoding 50S ribosomal protein L6 — translation MPVDAWVREEVEIPEGVTVEINGNLVKVKGPKGEVERELSYPGFKLFAEDNKVVIYKDFPRRKDIAIARTFKAHITNMVKGVTEGLTYKLKVVYSHFPITVKVQGDKVYIENFLGEKAPRVAKILPGVTVKVRGGEILVEGIDKEKVGQTAANIEQATKVVGRDRRVFQDGIYIVEKAGKPIKF, via the coding sequence ATGCCAGTTGATGCATGGGTGAGGGAAGAAGTTGAAATTCCAGAAGGAGTTACAGTTGAAATAAATGGTAACCTTGTAAAAGTGAAAGGACCAAAAGGAGAAGTTGAACGAGAACTCAGTTATCCTGGCTTTAAGCTCTTTGCAGAGGACAATAAGGTTGTCATCTACAAGGACTTTCCAAGGAGAAAAGATATTGCAATCGCAAGAACCTTCAAGGCACACATAACAAACATGGTTAAGGGAGTCACGGAGGGCCTTACTTACAAGCTTAAGGTGGTTTACAGTCACTTTCCAATAACAGTAAAAGTGCAAGGTGACAAAGTTTACATTGAGAATTTCCTTGGTGAAAAGGCTCCTAGGGTCGCCAAGATACTTCCGGGAGTCACTGTGAAGGTTAGAGGCGGAGAAATTCTTGTAGAAGGAATCGACAAAGAGAAGGTAGGACAAACCGCAGCAAACATCGAGCAAGCAACTAAGGTGGTTGGTAGAGATAGAAGAGTATTCCAAGATGGTATCTACATTGTGGAAAAAGCTGGTAAACCTATAAAGTTCTGA
- a CDS encoding DUF427 domain-containing protein has product MIKAIWNGEIIAEAKRDKVILLEGNVYFPPDTVRKEFLRKSSTHTTCSWKGEASYYHVVVGDKVNEDAAWYYPNPKEAANTIKDYIAFWKGVEIMWDEEDEKV; this is encoded by the coding sequence ATGATTAAAGCTATTTGGAATGGAGAAATTATTGCTGAGGCTAAAAGAGACAAAGTTATTCTTTTGGAAGGCAATGTCTATTTTCCACCCGACACTGTGAGAAAGGAATTCCTCCGAAAAAGCTCCACCCATACAACATGTTCATGGAAAGGAGAAGCAAGTTACTATCATGTTGTTGTGGGAGATAAGGTAAATGAAGATGCTGCATGGTATTACCCGAATCCTAAAGAAGCGGCAAACACAATTAAAGATTATATTGCCTTTTGGAAGGGTGTTGAGATAATGTGGGATGAAGAAGATGAGAAAGTTTGA
- the cmk gene encoding (d)CMP kinase — protein sequence MPKGCLVITVSGLAGSGTTTLCKNLARYYGFKHIYAGLIFRQMAKERGMSLQEFQEYAEMHPEIDREVDKRQVEAAKECNVVIEGRLAGWMVKTADLKIWLDAPIQVRAQRVARREGVSVEEAFMQIAEREMQNRKRYLNLYGVDINDLSIYDLTINTAKWGPDGVFKIVKAAIDHLYPDGDTGK from the coding sequence ATGCCAAAGGGATGTCTAGTAATAACAGTAAGTGGCTTGGCGGGAAGCGGTACAACCACTCTATGCAAGAACTTAGCTAGATATTATGGATTTAAGCATATTTACGCAGGCTTGATCTTTCGCCAAATGGCAAAAGAGAGAGGTATGAGTCTGCAAGAATTCCAAGAATATGCAGAAATGCACCCCGAAATAGATAGAGAAGTTGACAAGAGGCAAGTAGAGGCAGCAAAAGAGTGCAATGTTGTCATAGAAGGCCGTCTAGCAGGGTGGATGGTAAAGACAGCTGACTTAAAAATATGGCTCGATGCACCAATTCAAGTGAGGGCCCAACGCGTAGCGAGAAGGGAAGGTGTAAGTGTTGAAGAAGCTTTCATGCAAATTGCTGAAAGGGAAATGCAGAATAGGAAAAGGTATTTAAACCTATATGGGGTCGACATTAACGACCTCTCGATTTATGACTTAACAATTAATACCGCTAAATGGGGTCCCGATGGGGTCTTCAAAATTGTGAAGGCCGCCATCGACCACCTGTACCCCGATGGTGACACGGGGAAATAA
- a CDS encoding 30S ribosomal protein S8: MTLLDPLANALSHITNSERVGKKEVYIKPASKLIGEVLRVMQENGYIGEFEFIDDGRAGIYRVQLLGKVNRAGAIKPRFSVKAKEYEKWEKRFLPAFEFGILVVSTSQGVMTHKEALEKGIGGRLIAYIY; this comes from the coding sequence ATGACTTTGTTAGACCCTTTGGCAAATGCATTGTCACATATCACAAATAGCGAGAGAGTTGGTAAGAAAGAGGTATACATAAAACCAGCTTCAAAGCTTATTGGAGAAGTACTAAGAGTTATGCAAGAGAACGGCTATATTGGAGAGTTTGAGTTTATTGATGATGGTAGAGCGGGAATTTACAGAGTTCAACTCTTAGGAAAAGTAAACAGAGCAGGCGCAATAAAGCCAAGATTCTCAGTAAAGGCTAAAGAATACGAGAAATGGGAAAAGAGGTTCCTTCCTGCATTCGAATTTGGTATACTGGTAGTATCAACCTCTCAAGGAGTTATGACTCACAAAGAGGCCCTGGAGAAGGGCATTGGTGGAAGATTAATAGCTTACATCTACTGA
- a CDS encoding 50S ribosomal protein L30 — protein sequence MAKLALIRVRGRVNVKRPVKDTLGMLRLHKINHLVIIDETPAYTGMIQKVKDYITWGEITAETLAKLIEKRGRLSGNRRVTEEYVQEKLGMSIKEFAEKVIAGEMKLSDLPGLKPVFRMHPPRGGFKSKKRTFKEGGALGYRGEAINELIERML from the coding sequence ATGGCAAAACTTGCATTGATTAGGGTAAGAGGCAGAGTAAATGTAAAGAGACCTGTAAAGGATACATTAGGCATGCTTAGACTCCATAAGATAAACCACTTAGTGATAATAGATGAAACTCCCGCGTATACTGGGATGATCCAGAAAGTCAAGGACTACATAACTTGGGGAGAGATAACTGCAGAAACTTTAGCAAAGCTTATTGAGAAAAGAGGAAGATTATCTGGAAACAGACGTGTAACAGAAGAATATGTTCAAGAAAAACTTGGAATGAGCATCAAGGAATTTGCAGAAAAAGTTATAGCAGGGGAAATGAAGCTTAGTGATTTACCAGGTCTTAAGCCAGTCTTCAGGATGCACCCACCAAGAGGAGGATTCAAGAGCAAGAAGAGGACCTTCAAAGAGGGTGGCGCTTTAGGTTATAGAGGAGAGGCTATTAACGAGCTTATAGAGAGAATGCTATGA
- a CDS encoding 50S ribosomal protein L19e: MLKMQRRIAAELLKCGENRIWIDPERIEDVKSAITREDIRRLINEGVVKKKPLKGQSRYRAKVRQEAKKKGRHRGHGNRKGKKTARMGKKEKWIMTIRALRKELRKLKAEKKIDEHTYRNLYIRAKGGQFKNKHQLYLFMEERGILKR, translated from the coding sequence ATGCTTAAGATGCAGAGAAGAATTGCAGCTGAACTGTTGAAGTGTGGCGAGAATAGAATTTGGATTGATCCTGAGAGGATTGAGGACGTTAAATCCGCAATCACTAGGGAGGACATTAGGAGATTGATAAATGAAGGGGTTGTCAAGAAAAAACCCCTTAAGGGACAAAGCAGATACAGAGCAAAAGTTAGGCAAGAGGCAAAGAAGAAAGGTAGACACAGGGGACATGGAAATAGAAAAGGTAAAAAGACAGCAAGAATGGGTAAGAAGGAGAAGTGGATAATGACTATAAGAGCACTTAGAAAAGAGCTCAGGAAGCTCAAAGCTGAGAAAAAAATTGATGAACATACATACCGCAATCTTTACATAAGGGCTAAAGGTGGCCAGTTTAAGAACAAACACCAGCTTTACCTGTTCATGGAAGAGAGAGGTATATTAAAGAGGTGA
- a CDS encoding uL15m family ribosomal protein, which produces MIRRKKKVRKLRGSHTHGWGCKKKHRGGGHKGGRGMAGTGKRKKTKWTWVIKYMPDHLGKRGFKRPVEAQREIMAVNLRFIEEHLDELMQLGIAYEEEGKIVVDTTQFADKVLGSGKLTKPLVIKARAFSPKAEEKIVQAGGEALLA; this is translated from the coding sequence ATGATTAGAAGAAAGAAAAAAGTGAGAAAGCTTCGCGGTTCCCACACTCACGGATGGGGTTGTAAAAAGAAGCACCGTGGTGGAGGACACAAAGGCGGTAGAGGTATGGCAGGAACAGGAAAGAGAAAGAAGACGAAGTGGACATGGGTCATCAAGTATATGCCAGATCACCTAGGTAAGAGAGGGTTTAAAAGACCTGTTGAGGCACAGAGGGAGATAATGGCAGTTAATCTTAGATTTATAGAAGAACACTTGGATGAACTTATGCAGCTTGGCATTGCTTATGAGGAAGAAGGAAAAATAGTTGTTGACACAACCCAGTTTGCAGACAAAGTCCTTGGAAGCGGAAAGTTAACTAAACCTCTCGTTATCAAGGCCAGGGCATTCTCCCCCAAAGCTGAAGAAAAGATTGTTCAAGCTGGTGGAGAGGCCCTCCTTGCCTGA
- a CDS encoding 50S ribosomal protein L14e gives MPAIDIGRLAVVIAGRRAGQKVVVVDIIDKNFVLVTGAGFNKVKRRRMNIKHLEPLPEKIAIERGAEDEAVKAALEQAGISLE, from the coding sequence ATGCCTGCAATTGACATTGGAAGATTAGCCGTTGTTATTGCTGGAAGAAGAGCTGGACAAAAAGTAGTTGTTGTGGATATAATTGACAAAAACTTCGTCCTTGTGACTGGTGCTGGCTTTAACAAGGTTAAGAGAAGAAGGATGAACATAAAGCACCTTGAGCCTCTTCCAGAAAAGATTGCCATCGAACGCGGTGCTGAGGACGAAGCTGTTAAGGCTGCTCTTGAACAGGCTGGAATAAGTCTTGAGTGA
- the rpsE gene encoding 30S ribosomal protein S5, protein MSQEWKEYAQRVLEEWQPRTKLGMLVKEGQITDIHEVFRRGYQIKEPEIVDVLLPEVNTRENQEVLDIALTVRMTDSGRRVRFRVLAAVGNKDGYVGLGIGHGKEVGIAIRKAINYAKMNIIEIKRGCGSWECRCRRPHSIPFAVEGKSSSVKVRLMPGPRGLGLVIGDVGKKILALAGVKDVWSQTLGETRTTVNFAKAVFEALYNTNSVAVKPEMIERYGIVIGREMPQNFEL, encoded by the coding sequence ATGAGCCAGGAGTGGAAAGAGTACGCTCAAAGGGTTTTAGAAGAATGGCAACCAAGGACAAAACTAGGTATGCTCGTTAAGGAAGGCCAAATTACTGACATTCATGAAGTCTTTAGGAGAGGTTACCAGATAAAAGAACCAGAAATAGTTGATGTGCTCCTCCCAGAGGTTAACACAAGGGAGAACCAGGAAGTGCTTGATATAGCTCTAACAGTGAGAATGACTGACAGTGGTAGGAGAGTTAGATTTAGAGTATTAGCGGCAGTAGGTAACAAAGATGGTTATGTAGGACTTGGAATCGGTCATGGAAAGGAAGTAGGTATTGCAATTAGGAAGGCAATAAACTATGCTAAGATGAACATCATTGAAATAAAAAGAGGTTGCGGTTCATGGGAATGCAGGTGCAGAAGACCACACTCAATTCCATTTGCAGTTGAAGGTAAAAGCAGTAGCGTAAAAGTCAGACTCATGCCTGGACCAAGAGGACTTGGACTTGTTATTGGTGATGTAGGTAAAAAGATACTTGCCTTGGCAGGAGTTAAAGATGTTTGGTCACAGACTCTTGGTGAGACAAGAACAACAGTCAACTTTGCAAAAGCAGTTTTTGAGGCATTATACAACACTAATAGTGTCGCTGTAAAACCTGAAATGATTGAGCGCTATGGTATAGTTATAGGTAGAGAGATGCCACAGAACTTTGAACTGTGA
- a CDS encoding 50S ribosomal protein L32e, whose amino-acid sequence MNEKARLLRIRAKLKRKKPKFLRQEWWRFPKFKNDPKWRRPKGTDSKMRVKLKGKARSPSIGWSSPKAVRGLHPSGYEEVLVHNVKELESVDPTRQAARIASTVGKKKRIMIIERAKELGIKVLNAR is encoded by the coding sequence ATGAACGAAAAAGCGAGACTGTTGAGAATAAGGGCTAAACTCAAGAGAAAGAAACCCAAATTCCTTAGACAGGAGTGGTGGAGGTTTCCAAAGTTCAAAAATGATCCTAAATGGAGAAGGCCAAAAGGAACTGACAGCAAGATGAGAGTTAAACTGAAAGGTAAAGCAAGATCTCCAAGTATTGGATGGAGCTCACCAAAGGCTGTTAGAGGACTTCATCCAAGTGGATATGAAGAAGTGCTTGTCCACAATGTTAAAGAACTTGAATCTGTTGATCCAACAAGACAAGCAGCTAGGATCGCAAGTACCGTTGGGAAGAAGAAGAGAATCATGATAATTGAGAGGGCTAAGGAATTGGGGATTAAGGTGCTCAATGCGAGGTGA
- a CDS encoding MBL fold metallo-hydrolase — protein MEIGEIEELEIYILAEDYAGYNSQFWAQHGISFLIEAKSDGIVRRILFDAASYAEPILFNMRLMGINPKTIDLIVLSHSHFDHTGGLLGIMKKIRKEAPIFAHPNIFKVSFATEPEFIYAGIPPIRKKEIEKLGGIWILSRDPIRIMSGIFTLGEIEKENKVDFEREVTIDLQKLENGRVVQDEVEDEIGLGIVTEKGLVVIGGCSHPGIVSMVQKAIEITGTTDVYAVIGGFHLISANDERIQNTIKALRDLGVKKIYTGHCTGLKAEAMFLKEFGKNFEKLHSGKVLRF, from the coding sequence ATGGAGATTGGAGAGATTGAGGAATTAGAGATTTATATATTAGCAGAGGATTATGCCGGATACAACAGTCAATTCTGGGCTCAACATGGTATTTCATTCCTGATCGAAGCAAAATCTGATGGTATCGTTCGTAGAATATTATTTGATGCAGCATCCTATGCAGAACCTATTCTTTTCAATATGAGGCTTATGGGAATTAATCCAAAAACTATCGACCTAATAGTGCTTTCTCACAGTCATTTTGACCATACTGGGGGACTTTTAGGCATTATGAAAAAAATAAGAAAGGAGGCACCAATATTCGCTCATCCAAATATCTTTAAAGTGAGCTTTGCTACAGAACCAGAATTCATATATGCAGGGATTCCACCCATAAGAAAAAAAGAAATCGAAAAACTTGGAGGAATATGGATTTTAAGCAGAGACCCAATAAGAATAATGTCGGGAATTTTCACGCTTGGAGAAATTGAAAAAGAAAATAAGGTTGATTTTGAGAGAGAGGTTACAATAGACCTTCAAAAGCTTGAAAATGGCAGAGTAGTTCAGGATGAAGTTGAAGATGAGATAGGACTGGGAATAGTAACTGAAAAAGGATTAGTGGTTATTGGGGGATGCTCTCATCCGGGAATAGTCAGCATGGTGCAGAAAGCTATTGAAATAACAGGAACCACTGATGTATACGCTGTTATAGGTGGATTTCATTTAATAAGTGCTAATGATGAGAGGATTCAAAACACGATAAAAGCACTTAGGGATTTAGGGGTTAAGAAAATTTATACTGGGCACTGTACAGGGCTCAAAGCTGAAGCAATGTTTCTAAAGGAATTTGGGAAGAATTTTGAGAAGCTTCACTCTGGGAAAGTCTTAAGGTTCTGA